A window from Fragaria vesca subsp. vesca linkage group LG5, FraVesHawaii_1.0, whole genome shotgun sequence encodes these proteins:
- the LOC101301975 gene encoding uncharacterized protein LOC101301975 isoform 2: protein MTLPRPLLSKPISSSRTPPPPLLSTSSRPNAFFNPHSLKLIVPMAAASSRPGVSSARPHSSSPIISPTVASDSAAAASPSRVEFIEAGLEKVIYGCRFMTFMAVLGSLIGSLLCYIKGCTYVVQSFIEYFAHRSKVIMLLIDAIDVYLLGTVMLVFGMGLYELFISNLDTVKALSEDEAPYTSSLFGMFILKARPKWLDISTVNELKTKIGHPQSSFPLVASFYFLSSKIRDEKAQVYHSS from the exons ATGACACTGCCTCGCCCTCTCCTCTCCAAACCCATCAGCAGCAGCAGAACACCACCACCACCGCTTCTGAGCACTTCTTCAAGACCCAATGCCTTCTTCAATCCCCACTCTCTCAAACTCATCGTCCCCATGGCTGCCGCCAGCTCCAGACCTGGCGTTTCTTCCGCCCGGCCACACTCCTCGTCGCCGATCATCTCTCCCACCGTCGCCTCCGACTCCGCCGCAGCCGCCTCGCCGAGTAGAGTGGAGTTCATTGAGGCAGGCTTGGAGAAG GTTATATATGGGTGTCGGTTTATGACGTTTATGGCGGTTTTGGGGTCTTTGATTGGATCGCTTCTGTGTTACATCAAG GGCTGCACGTATGTTGTACAATCTTTTATTGAATACTTTGCACATCGTAGCAAGGTCATCATGTTACTGATTGATGCCATTG ATGTTTATCTTTTGGGAACAGTGATGTTGGTGTTTGGAATGGGTCTTTATGAGCTATTCATCAGCAACCTCGACACGGTGAAGGCACTCTCAGAGGATGAAGCACCTTATACATCGAGTCTTTTTGGCATGTTCATTCTGAAG GCACGACCAAAGTGGTTAGACATATCAACTGTCAATGAACTGAAAACGAAGATTGGCCAT CCTCAATCCTCCTTTCCTCTGGTTGCCTCCTTTTACTTTCTAAGCTCAAAGATTAGAGATGAAAAGGCACAGGTATATCACTCTTCTTGA
- the LOC101301975 gene encoding uncharacterized protein LOC101301975 isoform 1, with amino-acid sequence MTLPRPLLSKPISSSRTPPPPLLSTSSRPNAFFNPHSLKLIVPMAAASSRPGVSSARPHSSSPIISPTVASDSAAAASPSRVEFIEAGLEKVIYGCRFMTFMAVLGSLIGSLLCYIKGCTYVVQSFIEYFAHRSKVIMLLIDAIDVYLLGTVMLVFGMGLYELFISNLDTVKALSEDEAPYTSSLFGMFILKARPKWLDISTVNELKTKIGHVIVMLLLIGLLEKSMLAVIRSPLDLLCFSASILLSSGCLLLLSKLKD; translated from the exons ATGACACTGCCTCGCCCTCTCCTCTCCAAACCCATCAGCAGCAGCAGAACACCACCACCACCGCTTCTGAGCACTTCTTCAAGACCCAATGCCTTCTTCAATCCCCACTCTCTCAAACTCATCGTCCCCATGGCTGCCGCCAGCTCCAGACCTGGCGTTTCTTCCGCCCGGCCACACTCCTCGTCGCCGATCATCTCTCCCACCGTCGCCTCCGACTCCGCCGCAGCCGCCTCGCCGAGTAGAGTGGAGTTCATTGAGGCAGGCTTGGAGAAG GTTATATATGGGTGTCGGTTTATGACGTTTATGGCGGTTTTGGGGTCTTTGATTGGATCGCTTCTGTGTTACATCAAG GGCTGCACGTATGTTGTACAATCTTTTATTGAATACTTTGCACATCGTAGCAAGGTCATCATGTTACTGATTGATGCCATTG ATGTTTATCTTTTGGGAACAGTGATGTTGGTGTTTGGAATGGGTCTTTATGAGCTATTCATCAGCAACCTCGACACGGTGAAGGCACTCTCAGAGGATGAAGCACCTTATACATCGAGTCTTTTTGGCATGTTCATTCTGAAG GCACGACCAAAGTGGTTAGACATATCAACTGTCAATGAACTGAAAACGAAGATTGGCCATGTAATTGTAATGCTCCTTTTAATCGGGTTGTTAGAGAAGAGTATGCTAGCAGTCATACGATCTCCTCTTGACTTGCTTTGCTTTTCAGCCTCAATCCTCCTTTCCTCTGGTTGCCTCCTTTTACTTTCTAAGCTCAAAGATTAG